Proteins from one Ranitomeya variabilis isolate aRanVar5 chromosome 1, aRanVar5.hap1, whole genome shotgun sequence genomic window:
- the AKAP5 gene encoding A-kinase anchor protein 5 — translation MSECKVISSDEPQSQLGQNDQVSKHFRGYSSMGFLRKGKNKRKQSRSNLCIKPKDFTDSDKKTVNMVAKKGEVLGLEEVSNEFTCTSSIMETYNVNANKETKFRFRKLEDGTFALETKSLSELNQDKSESGNIKRSSKKRHKKGQNSHKPLKICFKKRSKPLRKSSESNEENKSDHKTLACPTSQEDSSCVVDNHDKCSEEEQTKRKTWATLKSLVTRRRKLRSSVKKKSQLSGRHLETNTSNASIQRNSKKRRFSNMKIPCMNFSRGKRSSNNPQPSEDNLCTTKSSDTSGTDSGPDCDKSEKTLVVKYKLQRSIDVENGKIGSSFDDVIQTNMDTKSEDTDEMCGQSNRTSKNIQNIQETTRPNLIENLSLSDDIQPVTESQRNSGNSLKGCEGDVKVPLISEIIITIDSPSDVYEMLLASTAASLVNKVIESSIQKLIEEETFLNHVPGKDSERFYI, via the coding sequence ATGTCGGAATGTAAAGTGATCTCTTCTGATGAACCTCAGTCACAATTAGGGCAAAATGACCAAGTCAGCAAACACTTCAGAGGTTATTCATCTATGGGATTTCTCCGGAAAGGTAAGAACAAAAGGAAGCAAAGTCGAAGTAATTTATGTATTAAACCCAAGGATTTCACTGATAGTGACAAAAAAACTGTTAACATGGTGGCAAAAAAAGGTGAGGTCCTTGGTCTGGAAGAAGTGTCCAATGAGTTTACTTGTACTTCATCGATTATGGAGACCTACAATGTTAATGCTAACAAAGAGACAAAATTCCGTTTCCGCAAACTAGAAGATGGCACTTTTGCTTTAGAAACCAAAAGCTTGAGCGAGCTTAACCAAGACAAAAGTGAATCTGGAAATATAAAGAGATCTTCAAAGAAGCGACATAAAAAAGGGCAAAATTCTCACAAGCCATTGAAAATTTGCTTCAAAAAAAGGAGCAAACCTCTAAGGAAATCTTCAGAATCGAATGAGGAGAACAAATCAGATCATAAAACGTTAGCATGCCCAACTTCACAAGAGGACAGCAGTTGTGTTGTGGATAACCATGATAAATGTTCAGAAGAAGAGCAGACAAAGAGAAAAACCTGGGCAACTTTGAAAAGTTTGGTTACTCGAAGACGAAAGTTACGTTCTTCagtaaaaaaaaagtcccagttGAGTGGAAGACACCTTGAAACCAACACAAGCAATGCTTCCATTCAACGGAATTCAAAGAAGAGGAGATTCTCCAATATGAAGATTCCATGCATGAACTTTTCGAGAGGGAAAAGGTCCTCAAATAACCCACAACCTTCTGAAGACAATCTATGTACAACAAAATCCTCAGATACCAGTGGAACAGATTCAGGACCTGATTGTGATAAAAGTGAAAAGACTTTGGTCGTTAAGTATAAACTTCAGAGGTCTATAGATGTAGAAAATGGCAAAATTGGTAGTAGTTTTGATGACGTCATACAGACAAACATGGATACAAAGTCAGAAGACacagatgaaatgtgtggccagtcAAACAGGACATCTAAAAACATACAAAATATCCAAGAAACCACTAGACCAAATTTGATTGAGAACTTGTCATTAAGTGATGATATTCAACCTGTGACTGAATCCCAaagaaacagtggaaactccctcaAAGGCTGTGAAGGTGATGTAAAAGTCCCTCTGATCAGTGAAATTATCATCACAATTGATTCACCTTCAGATGTGTATGAAATGCTTCTTGCATCTACAGCAGCTTCTCTCGTTAATAAAGTTATTGAGTCATCGATCCAAAAGTTAATTGAAGAGGAAACTTTCCTTAATCATGTTCCCGGCAAAGACTCTGAAAGATTCTATATTTGA